Genomic window (Zestosphaera sp.):
ACGCTTTAAGCGACTTTAATGAGTGTCTCCAGTACTCGCAGTACTTGAGTGGCTCGTGGTTCAACGCAAGAGATTACCTAAGTAGCGTATCTGAGAACTTCAGGAACTTGATAGAAAGAATGCTGACTCTGTACACTGACTTAGGAATTCCGACGTCACCGCTAGACGATCTAGAACTCTTCACTTCCATAATACTCTCACGCAATACTGACTACCATAGAAACACTGTAGGTTGGGTTAAGAAACTCCTTAAAACTTTCCCCTCTCTAGAATCACTAATCAACGCTGAGTCAGACTTCTTGGTCTCTAGGGTTAGCAGTAGCTACCAAGTACTTGAGTTACCGAAAATCTTGGATTGCTACTTGAGAGTGAGGAACTTGCTGAAGGGACCCTCAGAAAACTCGCGAGCTCTCTTAAGATGTCCTGGAGTAGGTCCTAAGACGCTGTACGCCTACATACTCTTCGTGAAACTAGATTCTAGGTATGCTCCAATAGACACTAACTTGCTAAGCTTCTTGAGCAGACTAAGAGATTTAAGAAGAATAATCAGCAAGTCGGCGCTCCCTATCAAAGAATATTGCTTTAAGTACGTCTGTGATTCATGTCCGAAGAACGGCGTGTGCATTGAAGCATTGCTGAGGAATAAGTTAGGACCTCTAAATGGTTGGTTCCAGACTGTCGCTTTCTTACACAACAAGACATACTGCGCAACTAGAAAATGTCTTGTGTGCCCACTATCTACGGAATGCCTATCCTTCATAGGGAGAGGCGACCTGACCTCCTCCCCGCCCTAAAGTGCGGGGGTTCTGGGGAGGTTTGGAGCTACATTCCCGGCTATCGCCGGGTTCAGCTCCGCGCCCGGTCTCAGGCGCATTACCCCTACCCCGTGTAGAGCGGGGCTCAGGGATATGGCTTCCCAATACCTAAAGAATACAGAGCTTAAAACCTTACCACACCATCCCCGCCCTAAAGAACGAGGCTTTCGGGATTGTAAGAACTTAATAACATGCTTAACGGATTATGTAGAGGGTTAGGTAATTGAGTAGTGACTTGACTTACTGTGAGATGTGCGGCAGACCCATAAAGAAGAGAGAAGCTAGAGTAGTTTATGTTGAGGGGAGTAAGCTAGTTCTGTGTTTTTCTTGCTATTCTAAAGTCTCTAAGAGAGCCGTGAGCGCTGAGCTGAGAGAAATCGCTCAAAAGCCTGCATCAACACACTCACACAGACCCAGTCTCACCACTCGAGCAACTAGCAAGACACCGCAGAAAAGTAGTAAAGTGGTAGATGAGTACGAAGTGGTTCCAGACTATCATGAGAGAATAAAGAAAGCTAGAGAGAAGCTAGGATGGTCGCAGAAAGTGCTTGCTAACGCAGTTAGAGAGAGCGAGAATGTTATTAAGAGAATAGAAGCCGGACGTCTAGTCCCCTCAATAGACCTAGCACGCAGGTTAGAGAACGTACTTAAAATACAGCTGTTAGAGCCGGTAGTCGACACAAGCGTCAGTACCTCAAAAACCGTGAGTAAGGGTATTACGGGCCTCACAATAGGTGACGTAATGGTTTTAAGGAAGGAAGAGAAGGAGTAGCTGATGAGTAAGAAATCAATACTAGTAGCTAGAGAAAGCGATTTAAGTGAGGCGCTTTCTCTAGCTGACACAATACGTTTAAATATAGTTAAGAAACTCATACTACGAAATAACTACAGACCAGACAGAAACTACTTCCTCAACTCAAGACTACTAGACGAAGTCAAGAGTCTCCTTAACACTCTCAACTCGAACAAAACAATAATAGACTCAATCTACATCTATGAAGTCCTACACCCACGTCAGGTAGTCAATTTAATAAAAGAGCTAAAGTTAGAAGTTAGAGACAAGATACTAATGGTTCTTGAAATATTCGCTGGCCACGCAGGCTCTAAAGAAGCTAAGTTGCAGATAGAGATGGCTGAGATAACATATCAACTACCCATCGTTAAAGAGTGGATTAGGAAAGCTAAGTTAGGTGAGCTCCCGGGTTTCATGGGTCCTGGAGAATACGCTACCGAGACCTACTATAACCACATGAGAAGAAGACTCGCTAAAATAAGAAAAGACTTGAATGAGTTGAGAATCAGGAGAAGAAAAGAAAGAGAACTTAGAGTCTCTAAAGGTTTCCCACACATAGCTATTTCAGGCTACGCCAACGCAGGAAAAACAACTCTATTTAATTCCCTAACTAAACTAAGCAAGCCTACAGGTCCAGAAATGTTCACAACTATTTCTCCTAAAGTGGCGTTAGCGTTAATAGACTGCTCTGAGGTAGTGTTTGTCGACACTGTAGGTTTCATAAGAGACTTACCTCCGGAAGTTATAGAGGCTTTCTACGCTACACTAGAAGAAATCTCATTCTCAGACTTGGCAGTCTTAGTTCTAGACTCTTCTGAACCCTCAAACATGATTGAGTCGAAACTAAAGACTTCACTAGATATACTATCGAAGATAGGATACTTTGGGAAACCTCTCATCGTAGCTCTAAATAAAATCGACTTAAGTAACGACCTAGAAAACATAGAGAGTCTAGTCAGAGACTACATGTCTTCTAACTACTTATGGAGTTGGCGTCTAGTTAAAGTTTCTGCTCTGAAGGGTAAGGGTTTGAGCGAGCTTAAGAAGGTATTATGTGAGTTTCTCTCACCGAAAACTAGCGAGGGTCTTAAAACAAGTAGTTTCAGACATAATTAGAGGTCTGAGCCCTAAATATATTTTTAGGGGGACCGCTTTGCTCCATAAGGGAATTAAAGTTTGCGTTTTAAGGATAGGTCATAGACCTGAGAGAGATAAGAGGGTGACTACGCACGTAGCGCTTACCGCGAGAGCTTTTGGTGCGTCGTGTTTTGTATTAGGCGATGTAGAAGATCAGAGTGTTTCTGAGAGTTTAAGGAAAGTCTGCGAGAGGTGGGGCTGCGGAGACTTTAAGTATCTCTCGGGCGTTTCTAGTATTAAGTTTATTAATGAGTGGAAAAATTCCGGAGGTTCTGTAGTGCACCTCACGATGTACGGCTTACACCTCGACGAGGTCATCAACACTATAAGGTCGTCATCTAAAGATTTACTGGTTGTAGTAGGCGCATCGAAAGTTCCGAGAATCTTCTACGAGTTAGCAGACTTTAACGTAGCGATAGGGCATCAACCACACTCGGAAGTTGCTGCCTTAGCAATCTTCTTAGACAGGCTTTTTGAAGGAAAAGAACTTCACCTTATTTTCTCTGATGCTAAATATTATATAGAGCCGTCGATTAAGGGAAAGAAGGTGGTTAGAGTTGGGTAAGTCTAGAAAGTTAGACGAGCTATCTAAATTTATTGAAGAATATATCGGGGAAGCGGGCAAGGCAGTTTTCGAAGTCTTAGTTAAGCGTAATAAAGAGTTAACAGACTCAGAAATAGTTTCAGAGACGGGCATTAACGAGCAGGAAGTTAGAAGAGCTCTATACGAGCTACACTCATTAGGCATTGTTGCTTACAAGAAAAAGCAGAGTCCTGAAGATGGAAAGTTTATTTATACGTGGTTCATAGACGGAGGCAGACTTAATCAAGTCCTCCTCCAGAGAAAGAAAGAAACATTAAGTAAACTTAAGGCTAGGCTAAATTTCGAGTCTAACAATACTTTCTTCGTGTGTGACGTTGACGGTGTTAGACTAACTTTTGATGAGGCTTTCGAGAATGACTTTAAGTGTCCTAAGTGTGGGGCTGATTTAAGGCCTGAAGACAATACGACTACTAAAGAATTCCTGAAGAAAATGATCGCCAAACTCGAAGAGGAAATATCTAATGAGGAGAAGGAAGTCACTAGTTGATTTATTTGCTGGTGGCGGAGGCTTTAGCAGGGGATTCTATGAAGCGGGCTTTGAGCCCGTCCTAGCTGTAGAGATAGATGAAGCCTCAACTAAGACATACGTATCTAACTTCCCTAAATCGCTAATTATATCGGAAGACATACGCGACCTCGAGTGCTGGAGGTTACGTGACCTTCTAAGTTATGAGAAAGTAGACGTAGTGATAGGCTCCCCACCTTGCGAGCCTTTCACAGGGTCCAACCCTAACAGAATGAAAGACCCTCTAGACAGACTGTATAGAGACGAGACAGGCAGACTAGTCTTAGAATTCATAAGGATTCTTGAATGTCTAGAGCCTGAGTACTTCGTCATGGAGAACGTTCCGGCAATACTAGACGGAGACCTGAGTTCAGCACTTAAGGAAGAATTTAGTAGGGTTGGGTATGACGTCTACTTCAACCTTCTCAGAGCAGAAGATTATGGAACTCCCTCAAGAAGACTTAGAGTGTTCATATCTAATGTTCGTATAGACCCTCCTAAGTCAAGTAGGCTAATTACTGTGTTAGAAGCAATTTCAGACCTTCCGGAACCTTCGGCAGACCCTCAGATACCTAATCACGAGCCGCCGCCAAGTCTCAGTAAGTCTAAGCTGAAGAAAGTGCTTAGGCTTAGGTGGGGTGATTCAGTAGTTAAGTATGAAGGTGCTGAAGGACGATTCTTACCTAATCTTATTAGGTTGCATCCCTACAAGACAGCGCCGACGGTGTTAGGCTCTTCAAGATTCATACATCCTTTCGAGAACAGGCTACTTACTGTCAGAGAGCAGGCTAGACTGATGGGGTTCCCTGACAACCACGTATTTCTGGGAGGTAGAGACCAACAATATAATCAAGTGGGGGAGGCTGTTCCGCCACCAATAGCTAGAGCGATAGCTCTTGAGTTACTTAAGCGTTTAGGTACTTGAAAATCTAACCATCATTTTTAAGCCTCTTTTATGAAATAGTTGTTGTGAGAACTCAAGACGAGAAGAGGTAGTCTTGATAACAAAGCTCGTATTGCTGAGTAGGTTGGTGAACAGAGGTGTTGGGTCAAAGTCCTGTGAACACTGAGCAGACACTAAGAACTAGAGACGGTGATGACAGCTTAGAACTAATAGTAGTAGTCAGTAATGTTTCGTCTCCTCAGAGACTAATTGATTTCGCTAAGCTAGTCTATGGTCTAAGCAACTTAAGAAGTAGCCTAGTCTTCACTAGGGTTTCTGGCATGGCGGCCCAGTCAGGAGTGCCTGAAGTAAGTAAGTATCTGTATAGGTTAGGTAAACCATTACTTCTCCTGCCATCACCTCAGGATGTCATCGACTTGCTAAAGCCTGACAGAATTCTAGTATTAGCTAAAACTGATGTTTCTAAAGACATCGAAGAAATAGCTGACAGCTTGAAAGGTCGAGTAGCTCTGTTAGTCAACGGCGGCGATACACCTCCACCTAAAACAGAGCTTAGCTTAGGGGATCACGTTATGGTGAGAGAGCTTGACCCATCTACACCACCCCAAGCACTACTAGCTATAACACTCTACGTGATTATGAAGAAGCACGCAGAGAAAAACATTTAAGCTGAGTTACTATAAGAAAATCGTGGAGCCGGGTCGTCTAGCGGCCAAGGATGCGGGGCTTTGGACCTAACAGGAGGAACCCCCGTGACCGGGGTTCGAATCCCCGCCCGGCTACCACGTCATTTTCTACTTAAAATCGTGCGGCTCGTATAATACTTCGGGATTTTCGTGGAGTGCCGGGTCTCTAGTCCCGAAGCGCTCGCACCTAAAGGGATTAAGCTCGTCCTAACATGTGATCACGCACCTAAAGAAGCTTTTTTTATTGAGGAACTACATAAACATGCTTCCGCGGTCAAAGATTTCCTGAGTAATATGCTAAATCTAAAAGACCTTGAGATAATATTTAGTGAGAATGAAGTTATAGGTACAGACTACATACTATACTCTTACAAAATTTTTCGTCAAGGGAGCTACGTAGGCACGTGCAGATTTATAGCATACAACAATAAATTAATTAAGTCTCTGTGCACTATTAGTGGAGGGATCGCTTTTGAGTAAGCCTGACTCATTACCTCCTGGACAAAGAGCTATACCTAACTTCATAATCTACAGGATTCTTGGTCAGCCCCAAGTAGACCTTACTTCATGGAGGTTAAGGGTAGGGGGCGATGTGAGCAACCCCCTAACATACACATACAACGAATTGCTTGAAATGATTGACACGTCTTATGTCTCAGATTTCCACTGCGTCACTGGATGGTCTGTAAGAAACGTCATGTGGGAAGGCGTCTCACTAAGAAAACTCTCCATGAGAGCACAGCCGTCAAAAGATGTCAAGTGGGTTTACATAGTGAGTCTAGATAGGTACACGACCGTAATACCATACGAAGATTTTCTCGATGAAAGAAGTCTCCTTGCATTAAGAATGAATGGAAGGACTTTAAGTTTAGAACAAGGCTTTCCAGCAAGGATCTTCATACCACATTTATATGGCTGGAAGAGTGCTAAATGGGTGACTGAGATCACCCTAACTAAAGAATATAAAGATGGATATTGGGAGGCTTTAGGCTATCATCATAGAGGAAACGTATGGAGAGAAGAGAGGTTTAAGTAATTAATTTCTTCATCTTAATTCACCAGCAAGAGATTTCACTAACACTTAAATCAAACTAAGTAACACTTTTAACGTAATATAAAAATATTTAAATAAAATTGATTGACATATTATAATATTTTAGTTTCAATGATTAATCTTTATTAGCTTCAAACCAGTAGATATATTGGTGTATCTTAAATGAAGAGCTTCAGCGAACTAATATATAGTCAGGAGAGAGCGCCAGGCGAAGCAATAACTAAAGTTGAAACCCACACACCAAAAATAGAAGCACCCGATACCGTAAAAACTAACGAAGCTTTTGAGGTTAAAGTTTTTGTAGGACCTCACCCAAACACCGTAGAACACTCTATCAGAAGGATAGAACTCTACTTCTACGAAGAAGGTAGACCTTTTAACCCGATAAGACTAGCTACTACAGAGTTAGAGCCTGTATATAGTGAGCCAGAAATAAGGTTGAAAATAAAACTGAAAAAGAGTGGAGTCATATACGCTGTAGAGTACTGCAACTTACACGGATTGTGGGAAGCTAGGAAAGAAATTAAGGTTGAGTAAACTTATTCTACTTTATTTTTCATATCTCAATACCTAAGAGAATGTTAGCTATTCTACCAATAAAGTAAGTTATGGTTGCGGCGATCATTCCCAGAGCTATTAGTTCTAGGATTTTGCGCTTGGCTTCAAGACCTCCTAAAATGGATATTATGAAGCCCGTCAGCCCTAAGGCCGCCGCAGAAAACACGAAAGACAAAACTACTGAGATTGGTGGAGGGATAAGCAACACGTAGGGGAGTAAAGGTACTAGAGACCCTGACAAGTAAGAGAGCCCCGTGAATAGTCCTGCTTTTTTGGGGTCTCTTGATGCCTCCTCATTTCCTATGTGAATGTCTAAAGCAGTTAGACTAGTTCCAAGTTCTCCAGAACTATAGCCAGACTTTACCGCAGACAGTAACTGTAAGTACTTCATTTTTTCGTTAGCTATTTGTGTACTAGTCTTTGAACTAATATATGCTCCTATACCCATAGAAAGAGCTCCCCCAATACCCACTAGCGTGCCGCCAATAAAGACGTATAGTGGGAGTACAAAAGTTCCTGCAAGCCCTGCAGAGACTGAGAGAACCTCGACTAAGCCGTCATTCATTCCCAAAACTATTTCCCTAACGTGTTCTAGGAAAGTCTTATACAGCTCTTCTTCCTTCTTCAAAACATTCTCGTGAAGTACTTCGTCTTTAGCGATACTTACGAGTAACTTTACCTCATGATCATCTAGCTCGCCTGACTCAACCACACTTAAGTATTCTCTAACAGCTCTCACTTCGTCATGCTCTAATAACTTGATAACGAAGCCTAAACCAAAAACCCTATATGCAAACTTCAACAACATTAAATTCAGTACTTTTTTAAACCTGCGTGCTTTGGGTTCTACTTCCTTCCTCTTAAGGAAATTCTTCCAGAAAGCGACGTGCGAAGCTTCCATGGAAGCAAGCTCTTTAAGTTTTTTGCTAAGTGCCTCATCAGAGACTCTAGCAGCTAAGTACTCATAAGATGCTTGAGCAAGTTCCTCGTCCTCTAAAGACTTAAGGGCTATCCTTATTATGTCATGACTCATGTCTTAAGAAACCTCTAAAGAAGCCAAGATTTCTCTCGCTAGACTACTTAATTTCTGGAAGTCTGTCTCTGTGAGTAGGCTGTTAACTGATAACTCGCCAGAGAGCTTAAACTTAGATCTCGTGAGTAAGTTCCTTATCTCTCTTGATGCCGCGTCGTTCCAGCCGTAAGTAGTTATGATGTAGAGCGGCTTTTCGGAATCCGTCTTACTTAGTAGGAGTTCTAATACGTACTTAGTTAGAGGGAAGACAGCGTTGTCATATGTTGAGGTTACTAATACAATCACCTTAGCATCAATAGCTTCTCCTAGAAAATCTGAGACGTTATCTCTATAATCTGAGGTAAACTTGAATACCTCAATATGCACGTCATCTCTTTTGATCATGCTTAATAGTTTCTCAACTATTTTCTCGTTATAGCCGTACATAGACGTATACAGAATAACTAGCTTCTTATTTTCTGGTCTAGCTTCAGCCCATAAACGATAAAGCTTAATCGCCTCATTAATTGTGTCAGTTCCTAGCAATACAGCCCCGTGTGAGGGTGCTACTAACTCCACCTTTAGATTATGTGTAGTAAGCTTATTTAGCGCCTTAATGACGTTATCTCTGTAATGTCCTATTATGTTAACAAAGTATTTTTTCATGAACCTAGAGTACCGCGTCTTCAAATCAGTTAAATCACTTACTATGATGGGAGACACAGAGTAAGCGCCGAACGCGTCGCAAGTCATCAGAGCTCTAAACTCATCAACATAAGTGAAAATTGTTTCCGGCCAGTGCAACCACGGGACATGGAAAAACCTCAACGTAGTGTCGCCAAGCCTCAACTCTTCGCCATCTCTTACAGGCCTAAATTTAACTTCTATACCTAGAAGAGACTTTATGAGTTTAGCTGTGAGAGGGTGTCCTAAGACCTCAGCTCCGAACTCATTTAAAGCACTCAAAGCTTTCAAGGAACTACTGTGATCAGGCTCCATGTGATGAAGGACTACATACTTAATATCTCTTAAATCAACTACTCTTCTAAGAGCATCAATGTATTCTTCTGAGAATACGTGTTTTACAGTGTCAAAGAGGACAGATCCTTCTTTAGTCTTCAGGACGTACGAGTTGTACGTGATCCCCTCAGGTATCTCCCAGAGAGACTCAAAGTACATTATTTTCCTGTCAAAAACTCTCAAGACAACCAGGTCTTTTAGAAGTTCTTTTACTTCAACTAGCTCCAATGTAAGACCCCTATAATATAGGTAATAATACTTAAAATCGTGTATTAGTTAGGTTCCCTCAAAAAACGTTGTACTTTAGGGACTTCTTAAATTACTTGCGAGCTTCTGCTACTCTCTTTAAGAAAGCTCTTGCTTCTGCAGCGTCTTCTGCAGGTACTTCTTTATGACAGAACCACCAGTCAAAGCACGTATATTTCTTTAATCTTTCGGACGCTTCACTCATGGTTGATGGTGGCGGTATTATAGCTCTTTCACCTATTAATTCGTTGTTAGGCCAGTTCGCAGGTATGGCTACACCGTGTTCTTCATGTACTTGCAGAGCTTTTAGTATCCTGAGTATTTCGTCAATATTTCTACCTAATTCTAGAGGGTAATACAGGATAACTCTTATTACGCCTTCAGGATCTACAATGAATACTGCCCTAACAGTTGCCGTAGTAGATTCTGCATGAAGTAATCCAAGCTTCTCAGCTACTTGCCCTCTAGGATCAGCTATTATAGGAAACGGAATCTCATAACCTAGTTTCTCTTTTATCCACTCAACCCACTTAATATGGCTATAGTTGCTGTCTATACTAAGTCCTATAAGCTCTGTGTTTAATTTTTTGAAGTCTTCATACCTTACAGAGAAAGCAACGAATTCAGTCGTACACACTGGAGTGAAGTCTGCTGGGTGACTAAAGAGGACAAACCACTTACCTTTATAGTCGTCTGGCAAGACCTTCTTACCGTAATTAGTGAGTACCTCGAGCTTTGGGAAGGGCTCACCTATTAAAGGTATTAAACCGGGCATTTTTGTTTCACCAATTTATATTTAAAATTGAGGTATTTAAACTTTATCATTGGATAAATTAATGAAAGCATTTAACTTTATGAACAGACTGAAATATACGCTAGGTTACTCTACGGGTTTGATTAGAGTAAATACTTCTCTAGAGTGAATACTTAAAGAAAGAAAAATCGTTCGCTACAGACGCGCTAGTTAAGGCTCTACTGTATAGTATATTCTCTTTCTCTTCTTACCTCTATTTTCTGTTTTTAAGAGGACAAACTTGCCTATCTCTGCTGTGTTCTTAACGTGAGGTCCTCCGTCAGCTTGTATATCAACACCGGGGATCTCTACTATCCTTAAAGTTTCTATGTTTGGCGGCATCCTAGCGGCTAGCTTTACTATACCTGGTATTTTCATAGCCTCTTCTCTGCTAAGCCAGTAGATTCTAACTTCTATACTCTTCTTTATGATCTCGTTAACTTCTTCTGCTGCCTTACTGAAGACTTCTTTTTCGTCACCCTGCACATCATAGTCTTCTTTCGCTTTATCTGGTTCTACACTACCCCCAGTAACTAGAGAGCCGTATCTAGAGTACATGACTGCAGATAGTATGTGTGCTGCGGTATGTAACCTCATCAACTTATACCTCCTCTCCCAATTCAACTCACCAATAATTGAGGAACCGGGCTTCAAACCCTCGACACTATCAAGCACGTGTATGACCTCGCCAGAGTTCTTATCGATTATTACGTCTCTGACCTCGTACTTCTTCTCGCCAGAGTAGAGCCAGCCAGTATCATTAGCTACACCCCCAGACGTGGGATGAAAAGCAGTCTTATCTAAGACTACACCATCTCTAGCTACTTCAATCACAACAGCCTCAAATCTCCTTAAGTAGCTGTCTTTCTGAAACAGCAACTCAGTAACCACTCAAACCACCGAATAGTATTAAGAAAAACAATAAAAATAACTAGAACACTAGCAACCACTGCATCTCCTGCCTGAACAGCTAGAAAAAGGTTAGGTTATTTATAATATGCTGCATACGAAGTTTATTCTCCGGGGTAACGTAATGGCGTTAGAAGACATTCACACTAGGTTAAAGACCTACATAGACATGGTTGAAAAAGCACTGAAGACCTTGAGAATATTAAATGACAGTAAAGAAGTAAACGAGGTAATAAGACTAGCGTCACTTTACTTGAATGACTCGAAGTACTACTTCAGCATCGGTGATTACGTAACTTCATTGTCTTGCGTAGCATACAGTGAGGGCTTGTTAGACGCCTTAAGACTTACAAGCAACGTCGAGTTTGAGTGGGTGAGAGAAAAGCCTAAAAAAGTCCTCATAGGAGGGACTTTCGACTTGCTACATCCGGGTCACGTACATTACGTGAGAGAGGCTCATAAGAGAGGACTAGTATATGCCGTAGTAGCTAGAGACTCTGTAGTCAAGAAAATAAAAGGAAGAGAACCAGTATTTGACGAAAAATCAAGACTCACTCTAGTTTCTTCTCTTAAATACGTTTATGAGGCAATACTAGGTGATGAAGAAGACTTTATGAAGCCAGTGATTAAAGTGAGGCCAGACATAATACTGTTGGGTCCTGACCAACCCATAGACGAGCATACTCTCACCCGGAATAGCGAGAAACTAGGTCTAAACGTGACTGTAGAGAGACTGAGAGAGAGGGTGGGAGGACAGCTGATGTCAACTACAGACATAATAAAAGAAGTCCTCCGCAGATACTGCGTAAATCAATACAACAAATAAAACCAGAAAAATTAAAGGATGTAAGGTTCACAACGGAAATACGCTTCAAGACTTTAAAGAACTCTTACCTCTTTCTGAGACCTGTTCTCCTAGCGGCTATATGGCCTACCTTCCTGCCTGGCGGCGCGTTTCTAGATACTGTGGACGGATGTGACTTCCTCTGGTGGTGTCCACCACCAAATTTATGACTGACCGCATTCATTGCTACGCCCCTGACTCTAGGCCATTTATGCGCTTTCACTTTCCACTTATGGTAAGCAGCACCAGCTTTAAGTAAGGGCTTCTCAGGTCTTCCAGCACCCGCCGGAACACCTATAGTTGCCCTAGCCGTACTCAAAATACTTTTCTGTCTTTTGCTGGGTAGAAGAACTATAGTGTACTTGTCAGACCTGCCGAGAACTATGGCGTAACTGCCGGCCTGCCTAGCTAGCTTACCGCCATCACCTGGTCTCAACTCTATGTTATAGATTTTAGTTCCTTCAGGTATCTTACCTAACGGGAGAGTACATCCTAGGTTTGCCGGCGCGTCAGGACCTATAAAGACTTCCTGCCCCACATACATGCCCTCAGACGCAGGTATGTAATATTCACCGCCATTCT
Coding sequences:
- the alaXM gene encoding alanyl-tRNA editing protein AlaXM, producing MVTELLFQKDSYLRRFEAVVIEVARDGVVLDKTAFHPTSGGVANDTGWLYSGEKKYEVRDVIIDKNSGEVIHVLDSVEGLKPGSSIIGELNWERRYKLMRLHTAAHILSAVMYSRYGSLVTGGSVEPDKAKEDYDVQGDEKEVFSKAAEEVNEIIKKSIEVRIYWLSREEAMKIPGIVKLAARMPPNIETLRIVEIPGVDIQADGGPHVKNTAEIGKFVLLKTENRGKKRKRIYYTVEP
- a CDS encoding DUF357 domain-containing protein, which encodes MALEDIHTRLKTYIDMVEKALKTLRILNDSKEVNEVIRLASLYLNDSKYYFSIGDYVTSLSCVAYSEGLLDALRLTSNVEFEWVREKPKKVLIGGTFDLLHPGHVHYVREAHKRGLVYAVVARDSVVKKIKGREPVFDEKSRLTLVSSLKYVYEAILGDEEDFMKPVIKVRPDIILLGPDQPIDEHTLTRNSEKLGLNVTVERLRERVGGQLMSTTDIIKEVLRRYCVNQYNK
- a CDS encoding 50S ribosomal protein L2 translates to MGKKILQQRAGRGGQNFRSPSHTRVAEARYPPLTDATYKGVVAELLHDPGRWVPLARIVLENGGEYYIPASEGMYVGQEVFIGPDAPANLGCTLPLGKIPEGTKIYNIELRPGDGGKLARQAGSYAIVLGRSDKYTIVLLPSKRQKSILSTARATIGVPAGAGRPEKPLLKAGAAYHKWKVKAHKWPRVRGVAMNAVSHKFGGGHHQRKSHPSTVSRNAPPGRKVGHIAARRTGLRKR